From Pelomonas sp. SE-A7, a single genomic window includes:
- a CDS encoding primosomal protein N', whose amino-acid sequence MSEPQEAAPHRLRVAVDAPQHSGLTGPLDYAGEQALAPGSLVRVPLGARELLGVVWPPGRAEASGEAFALDQLRPISASLDALPPLSPAWCSLVEFAALYYQRSVGELAAAVLPPQLRELDPKQLKSRLKKLDKLPVTEPGERAPLPELSPAQAEALSQLDAVLQSDSDQAPPPLLLYGVTGSGKTEVYLRAAEHALAAGRQVLVLVPEINLTPQLEARFAERFAGTPTVSLHSGLSPAQRLRNWLAAHLGRAQLVLGTRLAVFASMPRLGLIVVDEEHDPSYKQQDGARYSARDLAVYRARLEKLPVILGSATPSLESWQRAEEGRYQRLALPQRIGGGAMPRVRLFDMNSLPRIKGVTTAISAPLLEAIRLRIERGEQSLIFLNRRGYAPVLHCTECNWKSQCPHCSAFRVFHKGDRTLRCHHCGLSERVPFGCPDCGNTDIAPLGRGTEKLEEQLAAALPGARVARIDADSTKLKGSLEAQLDAVHAGEVDILVGTQMVTKGHDFRRITLVAAVNPDGALFSSDFRAPERLFALLMQAGGRAGRDAAQAARSEMWVQTWHPQHALFQALVKHDFERFAKSQLEERESAGLPPFVHLALLRAEARTADAARDFLKAAAKVAESLDASGEVLIYAPVPMHISRVANVERLQMLVESPNRVLLQRLLAAWLPALGVLKREHRGLIRWAVDVDPLAI is encoded by the coding sequence ATGAGCGAACCGCAAGAAGCCGCTCCGCACCGGCTGCGCGTGGCCGTTGATGCACCGCAGCACAGCGGACTGACTGGGCCGCTGGACTATGCCGGTGAGCAGGCGCTCGCTCCGGGCAGCCTGGTCCGGGTTCCGCTGGGTGCGCGCGAGTTGCTGGGCGTGGTCTGGCCGCCGGGCCGGGCCGAAGCGAGCGGCGAGGCCTTCGCCTTGGACCAGCTCCGGCCGATCAGCGCTTCGCTGGATGCGCTGCCGCCCTTGTCACCGGCCTGGTGCTCCTTGGTCGAATTCGCGGCGCTGTACTACCAGCGCAGCGTCGGCGAGCTGGCCGCGGCCGTCTTGCCGCCGCAGTTGCGCGAGCTGGACCCCAAGCAATTGAAGTCGCGGCTGAAGAAGCTCGACAAGCTGCCGGTGACCGAGCCCGGCGAGCGGGCGCCGCTGCCCGAGCTCAGCCCGGCCCAGGCCGAGGCCCTGTCCCAACTTGATGCGGTCTTGCAGTCCGACTCCGACCAGGCACCGCCGCCCTTGCTGCTCTACGGCGTGACCGGCAGCGGCAAGACCGAGGTCTATCTGCGCGCCGCCGAGCATGCGCTGGCGGCCGGCCGCCAGGTCCTGGTGCTGGTGCCCGAGATCAATCTGACGCCGCAGCTGGAAGCGCGCTTTGCCGAGCGCTTTGCCGGCACGCCCACAGTCTCCTTGCACAGCGGCTTGAGCCCGGCCCAGCGGCTGCGCAATTGGCTGGCCGCCCACCTGGGCCGTGCCCAGCTGGTGCTGGGTACGCGGCTGGCGGTGTTCGCCTCCATGCCCAGGCTGGGCCTGATCGTGGTCGATGAGGAACATGACCCGTCCTACAAGCAGCAGGATGGCGCGCGCTACTCGGCCCGCGACCTGGCGGTCTACCGCGCGCGGCTGGAGAAGCTGCCCGTCATCCTGGGCTCGGCCACGCCCTCACTCGAATCCTGGCAACGCGCAGAGGAGGGCCGCTATCAGCGCCTGGCCCTGCCGCAGCGCATAGGCGGTGGCGCGATGCCACGGGTGCGCCTGTTCGACATGAACAGCCTGCCGCGCATCAAGGGAGTCACCACGGCCATCAGTGCGCCGCTGCTGGAGGCGATACGGCTGCGCATCGAGCGGGGCGAGCAGAGCCTGATCTTTTTGAACCGGCGCGGCTATGCGCCGGTGCTGCACTGCACGGAGTGCAACTGGAAGAGCCAGTGCCCGCACTGCAGCGCCTTCCGCGTCTTCCACAAGGGCGACCGCACGCTGCGCTGCCACCACTGCGGACTGTCCGAACGCGTGCCCTTCGGCTGCCCGGACTGCGGCAACACCGACATCGCGCCGCTGGGCCGCGGCACCGAGAAGCTGGAAGAGCAATTGGCCGCCGCCTTGCCCGGCGCGCGGGTCGCCCGCATCGACGCCGATTCGACCAAGCTCAAGGGCTCGCTGGAAGCGCAGCTGGACGCGGTCCATGCCGGCGAGGTGGACATCCTGGTCGGCACCCAGATGGTGACCAAGGGCCACGACTTCCGCCGCATCACCCTGGTGGCCGCGGTCAATCCGGACGGGGCGCTGTTCTCCAGCGACTTCCGTGCCCCCGAACGGCTGTTCGCCCTCTTGATGCAGGCAGGTGGCCGCGCCGGCCGCGATGCAGCGCAGGCGGCGCGCAGCGAAATGTGGGTGCAGACCTGGCATCCGCAGCATGCGCTGTTCCAGGCCCTGGTCAAGCATGACTTCGAGCGCTTCGCCAAGAGCCAGCTGGAGGAGCGCGAGTCGGCCGGCCTGCCGCCCTTTGTCCATCTGGCTTTGTTGCGGGCCGAGGCACGCACGGCCGACGCCGCTCGCGACTTCCTCAAGGCAGCTGCGAAGGTGGCCGAATCGCTGGACGCCTCCGGAGAGGTGCTGATCTACGCGCCCGTGCCCATGCACATCTCGCGGGTCGCCAATGTGGAGCGCCTGCAGATGCTGGTCGAATCACCGAATCGCGTGCTGCTGCAGCGCCTGCTGGCGGCCTGGCTGCCGGCTTTGGGTGTGCTCAAGCGGGAGCACCGGGGCCTGATCCGTTGGGCCGTGGATGTAGACCCGCTGGCGATCTAG
- a CDS encoding F0F1 ATP synthase subunit epsilon, with protein sequence MATLHVDVVSAEEQIFSGEAKFVALPGEGGELGILPQHTPLITRIKPGAVRIEKLDGGEEFVFVAGGILEVQPGTVTVLADTAIRGKDLDEAKATEAKKLAEEAMKNAKSDIDFAAAQSEFAAMAAQIAALRKFRKK encoded by the coding sequence ATGGCAACTCTCCACGTTGATGTGGTGTCCGCCGAGGAGCAGATCTTCTCGGGCGAGGCCAAGTTCGTCGCGCTGCCGGGCGAAGGCGGTGAGCTGGGCATCCTGCCCCAGCACACGCCGCTGATCACCCGCATCAAGCCGGGTGCCGTGCGCATCGAGAAGCTGGACGGCGGCGAAGAGTTCGTCTTCGTGGCCGGCGGCATCCTCGAGGTGCAGCCGGGCACGGTGACCGTGCTGGCCGACACCGCCATCCGCGGCAAGGACCTGGACGAAGCCAAGGCGACCGAGGCCAAGAAGCTGGCCGAGGAAGCGATGAAGAACGCCAAGAGCGACATCGACTTTGCCGCCGCGCAAAGCGAGTTCGCTGCCATGGCCGCCCAGATCGCTGCGCTGCGCAAGTTCCGCAAGAAGTAA
- a CDS encoding prolyl oligopeptidase family serine peptidase: MPRYCAGWKQPAADSPMLMRRALLLLSLLTVLGLAQAQEPAGYMQPSSAIRQVLDAPALPRPLVSPDQQTLALLELRPYPSIEELARPVLRLAGLRFEPGPGTPQPLQVLQRIRLRTISATEASERVIELPPGGSFHSFVWSPDGQRFLLERRLDQSNELWVGEVASGRLRPIAGLKLNDALGQGEQAWLNPQELVLLSVARRGPPPKPTPRPAVQEASGRASPERNYSDLLQSPYDEALFEYHGRSQMVLVNIATGSSREIGEPQLYSSVSSVGAGQYLLTERLVRPFSYDLTWDDFPTVVEVRSRDGRLIKELARMPMRKGVSIDGVLVGPRVFYPAPTKEAAIYWVEALDGGNNNARVPFRDRLMRLDPPFNGEPREVQRMPHRFTQLRFLDDGQQALLTETDRNRAWVRTYLLPLNGAQSKPLFEYAQRERYRHPGFPLMRLLPNGHAVIRSNGQGEIFMLGQGARPKGEQPFIDRLSLRDGASTRIFQSNEAIYEQPLALLEGNRVLMTRESPSEPPNVYLRDGTGLHALTRLSDPTPSLRRIHREFVSFKRADGVEMSFWVNLPPDYKEGERRPTLVWSYPLEFNDPTLAGQVSGPTSRFVRFSGLAPQLLALDGYVVLSDATMPVVGDIRSINDGFVEQITMNARAILDKAESLGYTDPKKVAVGGHSYGAFMVANLLAHTDLFRVGIARSGAYNRTLTPFGFQSERRSLWDARETYLRLSPLIYANQIKEPLLLIHGDADNNSGTVPLQSERLYQALAGLGGTVRFVSLPHESHGYAARESIGHTQWEMSHWLRQHLGEPK; encoded by the coding sequence ATGCCCCGGTACTGCGCCGGCTGGAAGCAGCCCGCCGCTGATTCGCCGATGCTGATGCGCCGCGCCCTGCTCCTGCTCTCTCTCTTGACCGTCCTGGGCCTGGCCCAGGCGCAGGAGCCTGCCGGCTACATGCAGCCAAGCAGCGCGATCCGCCAGGTGCTGGACGCACCGGCCCTGCCCCGGCCGCTGGTCTCGCCCGACCAGCAGACCCTGGCCTTGCTTGAGCTGCGGCCCTATCCCTCGATCGAAGAGCTGGCTCGGCCGGTGCTGCGCCTGGCCGGCCTGCGCTTCGAGCCCGGGCCGGGCACGCCGCAGCCGCTGCAGGTCCTGCAACGAATCCGGTTGCGGACCATCAGCGCCACCGAAGCCTCGGAGCGGGTGATCGAGCTGCCGCCGGGCGGCAGCTTCCACAGCTTCGTCTGGTCGCCCGACGGCCAGCGCTTCCTGCTGGAGCGGCGGCTGGACCAGTCCAATGAACTGTGGGTGGGTGAGGTGGCCAGCGGTCGACTGCGGCCCATCGCCGGACTCAAGCTGAACGACGCCTTGGGCCAGGGCGAGCAGGCCTGGCTCAATCCCCAGGAACTCGTGCTGCTGAGCGTGGCCCGCCGCGGCCCGCCACCCAAGCCCACGCCGCGACCGGCGGTGCAGGAGGCCAGCGGCCGGGCCTCGCCCGAGCGCAACTACTCCGACCTCCTGCAGTCGCCGTACGACGAGGCGCTGTTCGAATACCACGGCCGCTCGCAGATGGTGCTGGTCAACATCGCCACCGGCAGCTCGCGCGAGATCGGCGAGCCCCAGCTCTATAGCAGCGTGAGCAGTGTGGGCGCCGGCCAGTACCTGCTGACCGAGCGCCTGGTGCGGCCGTTCAGCTATGACCTGACCTGGGACGACTTTCCCACCGTGGTCGAGGTGCGCTCACGCGACGGCCGCCTGATCAAGGAGCTGGCCCGCATGCCCATGCGCAAGGGCGTGTCCATCGACGGGGTGCTGGTCGGGCCGCGGGTCTTCTATCCCGCACCGACCAAGGAGGCGGCGATCTACTGGGTCGAAGCGCTGGACGGCGGCAACAACAACGCCCGCGTGCCCTTTCGTGACCGCCTGATGCGCCTGGACCCGCCCTTCAACGGCGAGCCGCGCGAGGTGCAGCGCATGCCGCACCGCTTCACCCAGCTGCGCTTCCTGGACGACGGCCAGCAGGCCCTGCTGACCGAGACCGACCGCAACCGCGCCTGGGTGCGCACCTATCTGCTGCCGCTGAACGGCGCGCAGAGCAAGCCGCTGTTCGAATACGCGCAGCGTGAGCGTTATCGGCATCCCGGCTTCCCGCTGATGCGCCTGCTACCCAACGGCCATGCGGTGATACGCAGCAACGGCCAGGGCGAGATCTTCATGCTGGGTCAGGGCGCCAGGCCCAAGGGCGAGCAACCCTTCATAGACCGGCTTTCGCTGCGCGACGGCGCCAGCACGCGGATCTTCCAGTCCAACGAGGCGATCTACGAGCAGCCACTGGCCCTGCTGGAAGGCAACCGCGTGCTGATGACGCGAGAAAGCCCCAGCGAGCCGCCCAATGTCTACCTGCGCGACGGCACCGGCCTGCATGCGCTGACCCGCTTGAGCGACCCGACCCCGAGCCTGCGACGCATCCACCGCGAGTTCGTCAGCTTCAAGCGCGCCGACGGCGTGGAGATGTCGTTCTGGGTCAACCTGCCACCCGACTACAAGGAAGGCGAGCGCCGGCCCACCCTGGTCTGGTCCTATCCGCTGGAGTTCAACGACCCGACCTTGGCCGGCCAGGTCAGCGGCCCCACCAGCCGCTTCGTGCGCTTCTCCGGCCTGGCGCCGCAGCTGCTGGCGCTGGACGGCTATGTGGTGCTGTCGGACGCGACCATGCCGGTGGTCGGCGACATCCGCTCCATCAACGACGGCTTCGTCGAGCAGATCACCATGAACGCCCGCGCCATCCTCGACAAGGCCGAGTCGCTGGGCTACACCGACCCCAAGAAAGTCGCCGTGGGCGGCCACAGCTACGGTGCCTTCATGGTGGCCAATCTGCTGGCCCACACCGACCTGTTCAGGGTCGGCATCGCGCGCAGCGGCGCCTACAACCGCACGCTGACACCCTTCGGGTTCCAGAGCGAACGGCGCTCGCTGTGGGATGCGCGCGAGACCTATCTGCGCCTGTCGCCGCTGATCTACGCCAACCAGATCAAGGAGCCGCTGCTGCTGATACACGGCGATGCCGACAACAACTCCGGCACTGTGCCGCTGCAGAGTGAACGGCTCTACCAGGCACTGGCCGGCCTGGGTGGCACGGTGCGCTTCGTGTCGCTGCCGCACGAGTCCCACGGCTATGCGGCGCGCGAGTCGATAGGCCACACGCAGTGGGAGATGAGCCACTGGCTCAGACAGCACTTGGGCGAACCCAAGTAG
- a CDS encoding TPM domain-containing protein yields MAWFQRLQRLLKHRSLDALDARRALGPAALEALKERIEASERLHSGELRVVVEAGLPLSYLMRDATARERAVNLFGKLRVWDTEHNNGVLIYLLLAEHRIELLADRGLMGEIDGLTWQRLVERMREQFRAGRFEDGLIEAVEAVSELLVEHFPRAAGEANPNELPDEPLLL; encoded by the coding sequence ATGGCCTGGTTCCAACGACTGCAGCGCCTGCTCAAGCATCGCAGCCTCGACGCGCTGGACGCACGCCGCGCCTTGGGTCCGGCGGCACTGGAAGCGCTGAAGGAGCGCATCGAAGCCTCGGAACGCCTGCACAGTGGCGAGCTGCGCGTGGTGGTCGAGGCCGGCCTGCCGCTGTCCTACCTGATGCGCGATGCCACGGCCCGCGAACGCGCCGTGAACCTGTTCGGCAAGCTGCGCGTCTGGGACACCGAGCACAACAACGGCGTGCTGATCTATCTGCTGCTGGCCGAGCACCGCATCGAGCTGCTGGCCGACCGCGGTCTGATGGGCGAGATCGACGGCCTGACCTGGCAGCGCCTGGTCGAGCGCATGCGGGAGCAGTTCCGCGCCGGGCGCTTCGAGGACGGCCTGATCGAGGCGGTCGAGGCGGTCAGCGAGCTGCTGGTCGAGCATTTCCCGCGCGCCGCGGGCGAAGCCAATCCGAACGAGCTGCCGGACGAGCCCTTGCTACTCTAG
- a CDS encoding D-hexose-6-phosphate mutarotase, which translates to MAKPIALTRHQGLDALELRAPDGAAATLLLHGAHLVSWKPAGAGEQLYLSPKSAYATGQAIRGGVPVIFPQFAGRGSGTRHGFARTKPWQLVSAEIGKDDAMAVLRLQDDEATRLVWPHRFEAELCVRVAGRSLEIELACENRGEAELDFTAALHTYLGLGRLLDASVRGLSGLHYWDALTGTEERQRVDLLLPEPPLDRIYYGVAQDLTLQEQPAGRPSRRVWVRQQGFADAVVWNPGPEACAQLADMPADGWQQMLCVEAAAIERPVRLAPGETWAGMQTLVLE; encoded by the coding sequence ATGGCCAAGCCGATTGCACTGACCCGCCACCAGGGCCTAGACGCCCTTGAATTGCGCGCCCCCGACGGCGCCGCTGCCACGCTGCTGCTGCATGGCGCCCACCTGGTGTCCTGGAAGCCGGCTGGCGCCGGCGAGCAGCTCTACCTGTCGCCCAAGAGCGCCTATGCCACCGGCCAGGCGATACGTGGTGGTGTGCCGGTGATCTTTCCGCAGTTCGCCGGTCGCGGCAGCGGCACGCGCCATGGCTTTGCCCGCACCAAGCCCTGGCAGTTGGTCTCGGCCGAGATCGGCAAGGACGACGCGATGGCCGTGCTGCGCCTGCAGGACGACGAGGCCACGCGCCTGGTCTGGCCGCATCGCTTCGAGGCCGAGCTCTGCGTGCGCGTCGCCGGCCGCAGCCTGGAGATCGAGCTGGCTTGCGAGAACCGTGGCGAAGCCGAGCTCGACTTCACCGCGGCCTTGCACACCTACCTCGGTCTGGGTCGATTGCTGGACGCCAGCGTGCGCGGCCTCTCCGGCCTGCACTACTGGGACGCACTCACTGGCACCGAAGAGCGCCAGCGCGTGGACCTGCTGTTGCCCGAGCCGCCGCTGGACCGCATCTACTACGGTGTCGCGCAAGACCTGACCCTGCAGGAGCAGCCGGCTGGCCGGCCTTCGCGCCGCGTCTGGGTCCGCCAGCAGGGCTTTGCCGATGCCGTGGTCTGGAACCCGGGCCCCGAGGCCTGTGCCCAGCTGGCCGACATGCCGGCCGACGGCTGGCAGCAGATGCTGTGCGTGGAGGCCGCTGCCATCGAGCGGCCCGTGCGCCTGGCTCCGGGCGAGACCTGGGCCGGCATGCAGACCCTGGTCCTAGAGTAG
- a CDS encoding TPM domain-containing protein: MRWLLTLLLLLCQVLPGWAQELRPVPVLTGRVIDQTGTLDALQLSSLDAKLAAFEQQAGPQIVILMLPSTAPEDIAAYAQRVGDAWKLGRREVGDGLLIVVAKNDRKVRIEVAKALEGAVPDLAARQIIQNAITPAFKKGDYAGGLNQAVDQLQARIRGEALPAPKIKPAKAAASSSGSGGFDWETLALIFFIGVPLVGGVMTSIMGRKLGSLTTSAGVGGVSWLIGHSLWIAGFAALLALILIGVMGIGSSMRRGRSYGGGSDLPFIWGGHGGGGGGSWSGGGGGGSDGGGFSSGGGGDFGGGGASGDW, translated from the coding sequence ATGCGCTGGCTGCTGACCCTGCTCCTGCTGCTGTGCCAGGTCTTGCCTGGCTGGGCGCAGGAGCTGCGCCCGGTGCCGGTGCTGACCGGCCGCGTGATCGACCAGACCGGCACGCTGGATGCGCTGCAGCTCAGCAGCCTGGACGCCAAGCTGGCCGCCTTCGAGCAGCAGGCCGGGCCGCAGATCGTCATCCTGATGTTGCCCTCGACGGCGCCCGAGGACATCGCGGCCTACGCCCAGCGCGTAGGCGATGCCTGGAAGCTGGGGCGCCGCGAGGTTGGCGACGGCCTGCTGATCGTCGTGGCCAAGAACGACCGCAAGGTCCGCATCGAGGTGGCCAAGGCGCTGGAGGGCGCGGTGCCCGACCTGGCGGCGCGTCAAATCATCCAGAACGCCATCACGCCCGCGTTCAAGAAGGGCGACTATGCCGGCGGCCTGAACCAGGCCGTGGATCAGCTGCAGGCGCGCATACGCGGCGAGGCCCTGCCGGCGCCCAAGATCAAGCCGGCGAAGGCGGCAGCGAGCAGCAGCGGCAGCGGCGGCTTCGACTGGGAAACCCTCGCCCTGATCTTCTTCATCGGCGTGCCCCTGGTGGGCGGGGTGATGACCTCGATCATGGGCCGCAAGCTCGGCAGCCTGACGACCAGCGCCGGCGTCGGCGGCGTCAGCTGGCTGATAGGCCACAGCCTGTGGATCGCAGGCTTCGCGGCGCTGCTGGCCCTGATCCTGATAGGCGTGATGGGCATTGGTTCCTCGATGCGCCGCGGCCGCAGCTATGGCGGTGGCAGCGACCTGCCCTTCATCTGGGGCGGGCACGGAGGCGGAGGCGGCGGTTCCTGGAGCGGCGGTGGTGGCGGCGGCAGCGATGGCGGCGGCTTCTCGTCGGGCGGCGGTGGCGATTTTGGCGGCGGCGGCGCCTCGGGAGACTGGTGA
- a CDS encoding LemA family protein, with product MLMNLIPLKRSLALSTVVVAALALSGCGYNEFQRLDEQSTAAWSEVLSQYQRRADLIPNIVNTVKGEANFEQETLTKVVEARAKATSINVTPELAKDPEALKKFQAAQGELSSALSRLLVVSENYPNLKANQGFQDLRVQLEGTENRITVARNRYIKSVADYNVHARSFPSNLTAMMFGYQTKPNFQVQNEAAITTAPTVSFDTKPAAPAAPAASK from the coding sequence ATGCTGATGAACCTGATCCCGTTGAAGCGCTCGCTGGCCCTTTCCACCGTCGTCGTCGCCGCCCTGGCCTTGAGTGGCTGCGGCTACAACGAATTCCAGCGCCTGGACGAGCAGAGCACGGCCGCCTGGAGCGAGGTGCTGAGCCAGTACCAGCGCCGCGCCGACCTGATTCCCAACATCGTCAACACGGTCAAGGGCGAGGCCAATTTCGAGCAGGAAACGCTGACCAAGGTGGTCGAGGCGCGCGCCAAGGCCACCAGCATCAATGTGACGCCGGAGCTGGCCAAGGACCCCGAGGCGCTGAAGAAGTTCCAGGCCGCCCAGGGCGAACTCTCCAGCGCGCTCTCGCGCCTGCTGGTGGTCAGCGAGAACTATCCCAACCTGAAGGCCAACCAGGGCTTCCAGGACCTGCGCGTGCAGCTGGAGGGCACGGAGAACCGCATCACCGTGGCCCGCAACCGCTATATCAAGTCAGTGGCCGACTACAACGTGCACGCCCGCTCCTTCCCGAGCAATCTGACGGCCATGATGTTCGGCTACCAGACCAAGCCCAACTTCCAGGTGCAGAACGAGGCCGCCATCACGACGGCACCGACGGTCAGCTTCGACACCAAGCCCGCCGCGCCGGCCGCCCCTGCTGCCTCCAAGTAA
- the hemE gene encoding uroporphyrinogen decarboxylase, whose amino-acid sequence MTSPLQNDTFLRACLRQPTDYTPLWLMRQAGRYLPEYRDTRAKAGSFMGLATNKDYATEVTLQPLERYPLDAAILFSDILTVPDAMGLGLSFAQGEGPKFEKVVRDEAAVAALEVPDMNKLRYVFDAVGSIRQALNGRVPLIGFSGSPWTLACYMVEGGGSDDYRHVKALMYSRPDLMERILAVNAEAVARYLNAQIEAGAQAVMLFDSWGGVLADGAFQRFSLAYSRQVLAQVKTEHQGQRIPRILFTKGGGLWLDEIADAGADVVGLDWTVNLARARVQLDDRVALQGNLDPNVLFAPPEAVAEQARAVLDSFGRPQRADGRWGGHVFNLGHGISQFTPPEHVSALVEAVHSHSRKLRATV is encoded by the coding sequence ATGACGTCCCCGCTGCAAAACGACACTTTCCTGCGCGCCTGCCTGCGCCAACCGACCGACTACACGCCGCTGTGGCTGATGCGCCAGGCCGGCCGCTATCTGCCCGAGTACCGCGACACCCGTGCCAAGGCAGGCAGCTTCATGGGCCTTGCGACGAACAAGGACTACGCCACCGAGGTCACTCTGCAGCCGCTGGAACGCTATCCGCTGGATGCAGCCATCCTGTTCAGCGACATCCTGACCGTGCCCGATGCCATGGGCTTGGGCCTGTCGTTCGCGCAGGGCGAGGGTCCCAAGTTCGAAAAGGTCGTTCGCGACGAAGCCGCGGTGGCGGCACTCGAAGTGCCGGACATGAACAAGCTGCGCTACGTGTTCGACGCCGTCGGTTCGATCCGCCAGGCGCTGAACGGCCGCGTGCCGCTGATCGGCTTCTCGGGCAGCCCCTGGACGCTGGCCTGCTACATGGTCGAGGGCGGCGGCTCGGACGACTACCGCCACGTCAAGGCCCTGATGTATTCGCGCCCCGACCTGATGGAGCGCATCCTGGCGGTCAATGCCGAGGCTGTGGCCCGGTACCTGAATGCCCAGATCGAGGCTGGCGCGCAGGCGGTGATGCTGTTCGACTCCTGGGGCGGCGTGCTGGCCGACGGCGCCTTCCAGCGCTTCAGCCTGGCCTATTCGCGCCAGGTGCTGGCCCAGGTCAAGACCGAACACCAAGGCCAGCGCATTCCGCGCATCCTGTTCACCAAGGGCGGTGGCCTGTGGCTGGACGAAATCGCTGATGCCGGCGCCGACGTCGTGGGCCTGGACTGGACCGTCAACCTGGCTCGCGCCCGCGTCCAGCTCGACGACCGCGTGGCCCTGCAAGGCAATCTCGACCCCAATGTGCTGTTCGCCCCGCCCGAGGCGGTGGCCGAGCAGGCGCGTGCCGTGCTGGACAGCTTCGGCCGGCCGCAGCGCGCCGACGGTCGCTGGGGTGGCCATGTGTTCAACCTGGGTCATGGCATCAGCCAGTTCACGCCGCCGGAGCATGTCAGCGCCCTGGTCGAGGCGGTGCACAGCCATTCGCGCAAGCTGCGAGCAACGGTCTGA
- a CDS encoding tetratricopeptide repeat protein, whose amino-acid sequence MPFIGAGLHLLVALFFAIHAVRTGQPLYWLVILFMFPLLGSAVYFFAVFLPGSRLERGARRTVAATARALDPGRELREARAALEATPTAQNQMRLANALLEAGQPQEAAEAFEICLKGPFASDAEIKLGAARAWLEAGQAGRAVNHLQAIRADQPGFRNDQLSLLLARALAADKRHEEARAEFEHGLARFGSFEAHAEYAIWALQRGEQALADKLQAEIEKMCRSWNRHTQELNAPVLRRLEAARR is encoded by the coding sequence ATGCCCTTCATCGGAGCCGGCCTGCACCTGCTGGTCGCCCTGTTCTTTGCGATCCACGCCGTGCGGACCGGCCAGCCGCTGTACTGGCTGGTGATCCTGTTCATGTTCCCGCTGCTGGGCAGCGCGGTGTATTTCTTCGCCGTCTTCCTGCCCGGCTCGCGCCTGGAGCGCGGCGCACGCCGCACCGTGGCCGCCACGGCCCGCGCGCTGGACCCGGGCCGCGAACTGCGCGAAGCACGCGCGGCCCTGGAGGCCACCCCGACCGCGCAGAACCAGATGCGTCTGGCCAACGCGCTGCTGGAGGCCGGCCAGCCGCAGGAGGCAGCCGAGGCTTTCGAGATCTGCCTCAAGGGTCCGTTCGCCAGCGACGCCGAGATCAAGCTGGGCGCCGCCCGCGCCTGGCTGGAAGCCGGCCAGGCCGGCCGCGCCGTGAACCATCTGCAAGCGATACGCGCCGACCAGCCCGGCTTCCGCAACGACCAGCTGAGCCTCTTGCTGGCCCGCGCGCTGGCCGCCGACAAGCGCCATGAAGAAGCCCGCGCCGAGTTCGAGCACGGCCTGGCCCGCTTCGGCAGCTTCGAGGCTCATGCCGAGTACGCGATCTGGGCGCTGCAACGCGGTGAACAGGCGCTGGCCGACAAGCTGCAGGCCGAGATCGAGAAGATGTGCCGTAGCTGGAACCGCCACACGCAGGAGCTGAATGCCCCGGTACTGCGCCGGCTGGAAGCAGCCCGCCGCTGA